In Zingiber officinale cultivar Zhangliang chromosome 8B, Zo_v1.1, whole genome shotgun sequence, a single genomic region encodes these proteins:
- the LOC122017278 gene encoding uncharacterized protein LOC122017278 yields MDASFVKRLWHLLRATYVMLLRKGLSKHKLLVNLDLLLKRSKLAGKAIGNFLIHHHNHRNAVGADACSAFSCRSITIDPSLAFYEYSKDFEFSCSNTPSYPSFFLPACQRRHHGLDFGYDADVAAAMVRGLETLSAEMAIAPDDADSTTATPSPVLLSWRNQAGVRRLRVTDSPFPVIREGKDDGGKVDRRAEEFIKEFYEQLRLQKSVPGKPEDGGRRRKTA; encoded by the coding sequence ATGGATGCTTCCTTCGTCAAGCGCCTGTGGCACCTGCTTCGCGCCACCTACGTCATGCTCCTCCGCAAGGGCTTATCCAAGCACAAACTCCTCGTGAACCTTGACCTCCTCCTCAAACGCAGCAAACTCGCCGGAAAAGCCATCGGAAACTTCCTCATCCACCACCACAACCACCGCAATGCCGTCGGAGCCGACGCCTGCTCCGCCTTCTCCTGCCGCTCCATTACCATAGACCCCTCCCTCGCCTTCTACGAGTACTCCAAGGACTTTGAATTCAGCTGCAGCAATACCCCCTCCTACccttccttcttcctccccgcTTGTCAGCGCCGCCACCACGGCCTCGACTTCGGGTACGACGCCGACGTGGCAGCGGCCATGGTCAGGGGGCTCGAGACGCTCTCCGCGGAGATGGCGATCGCGCCTGACGACGCCGACTCGACCACGGCCACGCCGTCCCCCGTGCTGCTGTCTTGGAGAAACCAGGCGGGCGTCCGGCGGCTGCGAGTAACGGACTCGCCGTTCCCAGTGATCAGGGAGGGGAAGGACGATGGCGGCAAGGTGGATCGGCGGGCGGAGGAGTTCATTAAGGAGTTCTACGAACAACTCCGCCTGCAAAAAAGCGTGCCAGGGAAGCCGGAGGATGGAGGACGCCGTCGGAAAACGGCATAA